In Vibrio crassostreae, one DNA window encodes the following:
- a CDS encoding bifunctional acetate--CoA ligase family protein/GNAT family N-acetyltransferase has product MNHLDPLLKPRSIAVVGASQRETRAGYIVMNNLLHGDFKGAVMPVTPKYDSVAGVLSYKNILSLPIVPDLAILCTNATRNVAIFKELAEKGIASVIVLSSDMQQESDNGETYDERCLAIAKKHNIRVLGSNSLGVIVPWLNLNASFSPVTALPGKIAFVSQSAAVCTTILDWANDKEIGFSAFISIGNGSDIEFSELLDYLSTDSHTEAILLYVDSITDARRFISAARAASRNRRILVLKGGRTAKGRAAAMAHTGGADTLDIIYDSAIRRSGMLRVKNLHELFAAVETLTHSVPLRGERLAIVTNGGGPAIMAVDTLFDRGGKLAEFSQETLDKLNKVLPSSWSHSNPIDIVGDAGDQRYIDTINILLDGDEADAILIMHSPSAIAHSARTAERIIEAIKKHPRHKRFNILTNWSGELTARPARKLFTEAGFPTYRTPESSVVAFMHLVEYRRNQRQLMETPTTAEKVHIEDLADAKSWIERQLLDKDTVSLDTHQNSQFFKSFNLDVLPTWIASDPSEAVHIAETIGYPVAVKLRSPDIAHKSDVQGVMLNLRNSSEVANAAQAILDRSQLSFPTAHIHGLLIQGMAKLAGGQELRVKVTTDETFGPIILLGQGGSEWDESIDAAAAFPPLNMTLARYLIIRAIKSGKIRLQKLPNPIDIEGLSELLVRISQMVVDCPEIHDLDIHPVLANGDKFTILDADIILKAYEGDPQERLAIRPYPVELEERIQLKDGTEVLLRPILPEDEPLHADFINRVSKEDLYKRFFSDVGEFNHEALANFTQIDFDREIAFVVVREEQGVPAIIGVSRALINPENTDAEFAILIRSDLKGVGLGRILMTKVIDYCRAKQTKQMSGMTMPTNRGMLTLAQKLGFKLDISFEDGTADMVLPLL; this is encoded by the coding sequence TTGATCCCCTACTTAAACCCCGTTCAATCGCTGTTGTTGGTGCTTCTCAACGAGAAACGCGTGCAGGGTATATCGTCATGAACAATTTGTTGCACGGGGATTTTAAAGGTGCAGTGATGCCAGTTACGCCAAAATATGACTCTGTGGCAGGCGTACTCTCTTATAAAAACATTTTGTCGCTACCGATCGTTCCTGACCTTGCCATTTTATGTACCAATGCGACCCGTAATGTCGCCATTTTTAAAGAACTAGCCGAGAAAGGTATAGCCTCTGTCATTGTGCTTTCTTCCGACATGCAGCAAGAAAGCGATAATGGTGAGACGTATGATGAACGATGCCTAGCGATTGCCAAAAAACACAACATTCGAGTGTTAGGTTCCAATAGTTTGGGAGTAATTGTCCCTTGGTTAAATTTAAACGCCTCATTCTCTCCTGTGACAGCATTACCCGGTAAGATCGCCTTTGTTTCTCAGTCTGCAGCTGTGTGTACCACGATTCTCGATTGGGCTAATGACAAAGAGATCGGTTTTTCGGCGTTTATCTCTATAGGTAATGGCAGTGACATCGAATTCTCGGAGTTATTGGATTATCTGAGTACCGATTCTCACACCGAAGCGATATTACTTTATGTAGACAGCATTACTGATGCGAGGCGCTTTATTTCTGCAGCGCGTGCGGCATCGCGCAACAGACGAATTCTAGTGCTAAAAGGCGGACGAACAGCGAAAGGGCGAGCGGCCGCAATGGCACACACCGGTGGTGCCGATACTTTAGATATTATCTACGATTCCGCGATTCGCCGTAGTGGTATGTTGCGAGTTAAGAACTTACATGAATTGTTTGCTGCGGTAGAGACACTGACTCATTCAGTACCATTGCGTGGTGAGCGTTTGGCTATTGTTACCAACGGTGGCGGCCCTGCGATTATGGCCGTGGATACGCTATTTGACCGCGGTGGCAAGCTCGCAGAGTTTTCACAAGAGACTCTTGATAAGTTGAACAAGGTGTTGCCATCTAGTTGGTCTCACAGCAATCCTATCGATATTGTTGGTGATGCTGGTGATCAGCGTTATATCGATACCATAAACATCTTACTCGATGGCGATGAAGCGGATGCGATTCTTATCATGCATAGCCCTTCTGCGATTGCACATTCCGCTAGAACGGCTGAACGAATTATTGAAGCGATTAAGAAGCACCCTCGCCACAAGCGCTTTAACATCCTGACGAATTGGTCTGGTGAGTTAACAGCTAGGCCAGCGCGAAAGCTGTTTACCGAAGCGGGTTTCCCGACCTATCGAACGCCTGAAAGCTCAGTGGTCGCATTCATGCACTTAGTCGAGTACAGACGAAACCAACGTCAGTTAATGGAAACGCCTACCACGGCAGAAAAAGTACATATTGAAGATCTAGCAGATGCGAAAAGTTGGATAGAACGACAACTACTGGATAAAGACACAGTTAGCCTTGATACTCACCAAAATAGCCAGTTTTTCAAGAGTTTTAACCTCGATGTGCTACCGACATGGATTGCTTCTGACCCAAGTGAAGCGGTACACATTGCAGAAACAATTGGTTATCCGGTTGCCGTAAAACTTCGTTCGCCAGACATTGCACACAAGTCAGACGTTCAAGGTGTGATGCTCAATTTACGAAACAGCAGTGAAGTTGCCAATGCTGCTCAGGCAATTCTCGATCGTTCTCAACTATCCTTCCCTACAGCTCACATCCACGGCTTGTTAATTCAAGGTATGGCCAAGCTCGCGGGTGGCCAAGAGCTACGAGTCAAAGTAACAACCGATGAAACCTTTGGCCCAATCATTTTACTTGGACAAGGTGGTTCGGAGTGGGATGAATCGATTGATGCGGCCGCTGCTTTCCCACCGCTCAACATGACACTGGCGCGCTACTTGATTATTCGAGCGATAAAAAGTGGCAAGATTCGCCTACAAAAGCTCCCTAACCCGATTGATATAGAGGGCCTTTCTGAATTATTGGTTCGTATATCGCAGATGGTCGTTGATTGCCCTGAAATACATGATTTAGATATCCATCCAGTACTGGCCAACGGAGACAAGTTCACGATCTTAGATGCCGATATCATATTGAAAGCTTACGAAGGAGACCCGCAAGAAAGGTTGGCCATTCGCCCTTACCCAGTCGAGCTTGAAGAACGTATCCAGCTAAAAGATGGAACCGAAGTGTTGTTACGCCCTATTCTGCCCGAAGATGAACCGCTCCATGCTGACTTTATTAATCGCGTATCTAAAGAGGATCTTTATAAACGTTTCTTTAGTGATGTCGGTGAGTTCAATCATGAAGCGTTGGCTAATTTTACTCAGATTGATTTCGATAGAGAGATCGCCTTTGTTGTGGTGCGTGAAGAACAAGGGGTTCCTGCAATCATCGGTGTATCGAGAGCGCTGATTAACCCAGAGAACACCGATGCCGAGTTTGCGATTCTGATACGTTCCGATCTGAAAGGTGTCGGCTTAGGTCGTATTCTGATGACGAAAGTTATCGATTACTGCCGAGCAAAGCAGACTAAACAGATGTCGGGTATGACGATGCCAACCAATAGAGGGATGCTGACACTAGCTCAAAAGCTCGGTTTTAAGCTAGATATCAGTTTTGAAGACGGTACTGCAGATATGGTGTTACCGTTACTTTAA